The Castanea sativa cultivar Marrone di Chiusa Pesio chromosome 11, ASM4071231v1 genome contains a region encoding:
- the LOC142614877 gene encoding uncharacterized protein LOC142614877, with amino-acid sequence MTSLLNSVSPIANPSPETTTRKGCGFFSIAPNFHSFSLNKGFSRVLASTQIAISPKDTVFTLPNWRFGKSDSKSREIRLSDAFLHLEKKVGKGQKPNVVQATQLLYDLCKVNKMRKAIRVMEMMIGSGIIPDAASYTYLVNYLCRRGNVGYAMQLVEKMEEHGFPTNTVTYNSLVRGLCMHGNLYQSLQLLDRLIKKGLVPNAFTYSFLLEAAYKEKGVNEAIKLLDEIMAKGGKPNLVSYNILLTGMCKEGRIEEAIRFFRDLPSKGFNPNVVSYNILLRSLCYEGRWEEANELLAEMDGEDRSPSIVTYNILIGSLALHGRTEHALEVLDEMMKRRFRPTAASYNPIIARLCKEGKVDLVLKCLDKMIYRHCSPNDGTYNAIAVLCEEGMVQEAFFIIQSLGNKQQSSMHDFYRGVITCLCRKGNTYPAFQILYEMAKNGFTPDSYTYSSLIRGLCSEGMLDEAMEIFWVMEENNYRPDTDNFNALILGCCKCRRTDLSLEIFETMIEKGHMPNETTYTIIVEGIAHENETELAAKVLKDLRVKQVVSQSTVERLVMQYDLAGLPI; translated from the coding sequence ATGACTAGCCTACTGAATTCAGTGTCCCCTATTGCAAACCCATCACCAGAAACAACTACAAGAAAGGGTTGTGGGTTCTTCTCTATTGCCCCAAACTTCCATTCTTTTTCACTCAATAAGGGGTTTTCTAGAGTTTTGGCATCTACCCAGATCGCCATTTCTCCAAAAGACACTGTTTTTACTCTGCCCAATTGGAGGTTTGGGAAGAGTGACTCAAAAAGTAGGGAAATTAGACTCAGTGATGCATTtcttcatttggaaaaaaagGTAGGGAAGGGCCAAAAGCCTAATGTTGTTCAAGCAACTCAACTCTTGTATGATCTGTGCAAGGTAAATAAGATGAGAAAAGCGATTAGAGTGATGGAGATGATGATTGGATCAGGTATAATACCCGATGCGGCTTCCTATACATACTTGGTAAACTATTTGTGTAGAAGAGGCAATGTTGGATATGCAATGCAATTGGTTGAAAAAATGGAGGAACATGGCTTCCCGACCAATACTGTTACATATAATTCGCTTGTTAGAGGACTTTGTATGCATGGAAACTTGTACCAAAGCTTGCAGCTTTTGGATCGATTGATTAAGAAGGGGCTGGTCCCAAACGCATTCACATACTCCTTCTTGCTTGAAGCTGCCTATAAGGAAAAAGGAGTGAATGAGGCCATAAAGCTATTGGATGAGATAATGGCTAAGGGTGGGAAACCCAATTTGGTTAGTTACAATATTTTGTTAACTGGTATGTGCAAGGAAGGTAGGATCGAAGAGGCAATCAGGTTCTTCAGGGATTTGCCTTCAAAGGGGTTCAATCCAAATgttgtgagttataacattttgttgaggagtttaTGCTATGAGGGGCGGTGGGAGGAAGCAAATGAGTTACTGGCTGAGATGGATGGTGAGGATCGCTCACCATCAATAGTTACTTACAATATATTGATTGGTTCGCTTGCTCTGCATGGCAGAACTGAACATGCTCTTGAGGTTTTGGATGAAATGATGAAGAGACGGTTCAGGCCTACCGCTGCAAGCTACAACCCGATAATTGCTCGTCTCTGCAAAGAGGGGAAAGTAGATCTTGTGCTTAAGTGTCTAGACAAAATGATTTATCGGCACTGTAGTCCTAATGATGGAACATACAATGCCATTGCAGTGCTTTGTGAGGAGGGGATGGTGCAAGAGGCATTCTTTATAATTCAAAGCTTGGGTAATAAGCAACAATCCTCCATGCATGATTTCTACAGAGGTGTGATCACATGCTTGTGTAGGAAAGGGAACACATATCCTGCATTTCAGATATTATATGAGATGGCAAAGAATGGATTTACACCAGATTCTTATACCTATTCTTCTTTAATCAGAGGACTGTGTTCGGAGGGAATGCTAGATGAGGCCATGGAGATATTCTGGGTAATGGAAGAAAATAACTATAGGCCAGATACTGACAATTTCAACGCACTTATACTTGGCTGTTGCAAATGTCGAAGAACAGATCTGTCCTTGGAGATTTTTGAGACGATGATTGAGAAAGGGCACATGCCTAATGAAACAACATATACCATTATCGTAGAAGGGATTGCCCACGAAAATGAAACAGAGCTGGCAGCCAAAGTTTTGAAGGACTTGCGTGTTAAACAGGTTGTTAGTCAGAGTACAGTGGAAAGACTTGTTATGCAGTATGACCTTGCTGGTTTACCAATTTAG
- the LOC142615463 gene encoding uncharacterized protein LOC142615463: MEEASDNNHNNNNVGDSTTDDESTCVAVQNQNENDNRNSQPESEAVAKGISSTLGTVISDFESRAQATLTTQDQLSSSIDRLTRELDQLLEDAPLPFILQHTAKISGVRKRVSSLNSVLKSIQRRVDNIDRMLSAGMLHEKMASESAGQH, from the exons atggaGGAAGCCTCAgacaacaaccacaacaacaacaacgttgGCGATAGTACCACTGACGACGAGAGCACTTGTGTCGCTGTCCAAAACCAAAACGAAAACGACAATCGAAATTCACAACCTGAATCGGAGGCTGTGGCGAAGGGAATATCTTCGACGCTGGGCACTGTGATTAGCGACTTCGAATCCAGAGCTCAAGCCACTCTCACAACCCAGGACCAACTCTCTTCCTCCATCGATCGTCTTACCCGAG AACTTGATCAATTGTTAGAAGATGCACCCTTGCCATTCATTTTGCAGCATACTGCCAAGATTTCTGGTGTTAGAAAGAGAGTCTCATCATTGAATTCAGTTTTAAAATCCATACAGCGTCGAGTTGATAATATAGATCGAATGCTATCTGCAGGCATGCTACACG
- the LOC142618014 gene encoding mitogen-activated protein kinase kinase kinase 20-like translates to MYAGLWERGPLLGKGAFGSVFLAKPTSKFRSFPSLMAVKSAEISVSATLQKEKEVFDNVQGYPFVIHCFGEDSTVEDNGDMVYNLLLEYASGGSLRDLIRNSGGCGLPESDVKRYTKCILKGLNHIHGCGYVHCDIKPENVLLVNVSASTTDGAHFVAKIADLGLAKRSWQRKKMRMDLRGTALYMAPECLIECVQEPPSDIWALGCVVCEMLTGKSPWDRGKKFNKRDLFNLIADERELPEIPTGISSQAKDFLKACLVKKYMYRFTAEMLMDHPFLDGLDDEELPAVTCVSGTDEADYQSLCFSVDYEFSCSSGDLSLQHADGMGLCSPPSQFDDLGEHLDGRSDENVPVLGQKRKRVTCYDNHICERAAHRTLKCPASTIPAVGA, encoded by the coding sequence ATGTATGCAGGATTGTGGGAGAGAGGCCCATTGCTGGGCAAAGGAGCATTTGGGTCTGTGTTTCTGGCCAAACCCACTTCCAAGTTTCGCTCTTTTCCTTCGTTGATGGCAGTGAAGTCAGCGGAGATTTCTGTTTCTGCTACACTTCAGAAGGAGAAAGAGGTTTTTGACAATGTTCAGGGCTACCCTTTTGTCATTCACTGCTTTGGTGAAGACTCCACGGTTGAAGATAACGGTGACATGGTTTATAACTTGTTGCTTGAGTACGCTTCTGGTGGAAGCTTGAGAGATTTGATTCGCAATTCTGGTGGGTGTGGTTTGCCTGAAAGTGATGTTAAACGCTACACTAAGTGTATTCTAAAAGGGCTTAATCATATTCATGGATGTGGGTATGTACACTGTGATATTAAGCCTGAGAATGTTCTGCTTGTGAATGTGAGTGCTAGTACTACTGACGGTGCTCATTTTGTGGCCAAGATTGCTGATCTTGGGTTGGCCAAGAGGTCATGgcagaggaagaagatgaggatGGACTTGAGAGGCACTGCTTTGTATATGGCACCTGAGTGTTTGATTGAGTGTGTGCAAGAGCCTCCCTCtgatatttgggctttgggttGCGTTGTTTGTGAGATGTTGACTGGGAAATCTCCTTGGGATAGGGGAAAAAAGTTTAACAAACGGGATCTGTTCAATCTTATTGCTGACGAGCGTGAATTGCCTGAAATTCCAACTGGGATTTCAAGTCAAGCCAAAGATTTTCTGAAAGCGTGCCTTGTAAAGAAATATATGTATAGGTTTACTGCTGAGATGTTGATGGATCACCCGTTTCTTGACGGACTTGATGATGAAGAACTACCGGCTGTTACCTGTGTTTCTGGGACTGATGAGGCCGATTATCAGTCTCTTTGTTTCTCGGTTGATTATGAGTTTAGTTGCTCTTCTGGTGATTTGAGCTTGCAGCATGCTGATGGTATGGGGTTATGTTCTCCTCCTTCGCAATTTGATGATTTGGGAGAACATTTGGATGGGAGATCAGATGAAAATGTGCCTGTTTTAGGCCAGAAAAGGAAGAGGGTTACATGTTATGATAACCATATATGTGAGAGAGCAGCACATCGAACTTTGAAGTGCCCTGCTTCTACCATACCTGCTGTTGGAGCTTGA